The following is a genomic window from Hymenobacter sp. APR13.
TGTCGAAGACGAAAAAGGCCTGCACCAGGAGGTGAAACAGTTCCTGCTGCAGTCGCAGTACCTCGTCGATTCGGCCTTCACCTTCGCGGAGGCTTCCGAGAAAATTTACGTCAACAGCTACGATTTCGTGCTGCTGGACCTGGGCCTGCCCGGCGGCGACGGCCTGGACCTGCTGCACGAAGCTCGCCAGAACGACAAGCAGGAGGCTTCCTTCATCATCCTGACGGCCCGCGGCGACCTCGACGACCGAATCAAAGGCCTGGACCTGGGCGCCGACGACTACCTGCCCAAGCCGTTTTCGCTGCTGGAGCTGCAGAGCCGGATGCAGGCCATCACGCGCCGCAAGTTTGGGCTGCGGCGGCAGGAAATCACCTTCGGGCAGGGTTTCGAGATGGACGTGACGGCCCGCGTGCTGCGCCACAGCGAGCAGGAAGTGCCGCTCACCAAAAAGGAATTCGACCTGCTCCACTATTTGCTGCTGCACAAAAGCCGCGTGCTCACGCGCCTGCAGCTGGGTGAGCACCTA
Proteins encoded in this region:
- a CDS encoding response regulator transcription factor, encoding MHILLVEDEKGLHQEVKQFLLQSQYLVDSAFTFAEASEKIYVNSYDFVLLDLGLPGGDGLDLLHEARQNDKQEASFIILTARGDLDDRIKGLDLGADDYLPKPFSLLELQSRMQAITRRKFGLRRQEITFGQGFEMDVTARVLRHSEQEVPLTKKEFDLLHYLLLHKSRVLTRLQLGEHLWGNVLEDDSDSNYIDVHIKNIRKKLTSFAPADFLETVRGIGYRISESG